One window from the genome of Candidatus Chlorohelix allophototropha encodes:
- the bchN gene encoding ferredoxin:protochlorophyllide reductase (ATP-dependent) subunit N, with protein sequence MTIAPDTLPEIPEAEVLREDNGYHAFCGLTCTGWLYQKMKDSFFLILGTHTCAHLMQNALGVMIFAKPRFGVAMVEEGDLSAPQIDITDIVKNIVEEHNPSIIFLLNSCTPEIMKVDFESMARRLNQQFNNVPVLPVRADGLEYTMTQSEDCVIESLLQFCPVAPAGDKRIVFMGAVNDVNTTDLKREAEKLGLPVAGFVPANTIGELPAIGPDTILAPLHPYVAKSITQFSRLRGAKVLQSQFPIGPDGTRVFFEDLARHFGKEINLAEREAEIWRNLESKVSAIRGKRIFITGDNMLELPIARFLRKCGAELIEVGTPYVNRKFHKRELQALNGLRVVEMPNMHRQIRDIRELKPDLVVTNFWEANPFEAEGIATKWSTEIIFTPIYGFTGASDLANLFARALNRHRKLDVLDWKEFLPNNQEN encoded by the coding sequence ATGACAATAGCACCCGATACCCTTCCCGAAATTCCAGAAGCAGAAGTTCTGCGCGAAGATAACGGCTATCACGCCTTTTGTGGGCTAACCTGCACCGGTTGGCTGTACCAGAAGATGAAAGATAGCTTTTTTCTGATATTGGGAACACATACCTGCGCACACCTGATGCAAAACGCGCTTGGGGTTATGATTTTCGCAAAACCGCGCTTCGGCGTGGCTATGGTGGAAGAAGGCGATTTGAGCGCGCCCCAAATTGACATTACCGACATTGTTAAAAATATTGTGGAAGAACATAACCCTTCCATCATATTTCTGTTAAATAGTTGCACACCCGAAATCATGAAAGTGGATTTCGAGTCGATGGCGCGCCGCCTGAACCAGCAATTTAACAACGTCCCGGTCTTACCGGTACGAGCTGATGGGCTTGAATACACCATGACCCAATCCGAAGATTGCGTCATCGAAAGCCTGCTGCAATTCTGCCCTGTAGCCCCTGCGGGAGATAAACGCATCGTTTTTATGGGCGCAGTCAACGATGTAAACACCACTGACCTAAAACGAGAAGCCGAAAAATTGGGGCTGCCGGTTGCCGGCTTCGTACCTGCCAACACTATCGGCGAGCTTCCGGCAATAGGACCGGATACCATCTTAGCCCCGCTACATCCCTATGTAGCTAAATCTATTACACAGTTCAGCCGCTTACGGGGAGCAAAAGTGCTGCAAAGCCAATTTCCGATTGGACCTGATGGCACTCGCGTTTTCTTTGAAGATTTGGCACGCCACTTTGGTAAGGAAATCAACCTTGCCGAGCGCGAAGCGGAAATCTGGCGCAACTTGGAAAGCAAAGTTTCAGCAATTCGAGGCAAACGCATCTTCATTACCGGAGATAACATGCTGGAATTGCCCATCGCGCGGTTTTTACGCAAGTGTGGTGCGGAACTGATCGAAGTTGGCACACCTTATGTAAATCGCAAATTCCATAAACGCGAATTGCAAGCATTGAATGGCTTAAGAGTGGTTGAAATGCCCAACATGCATCGCCAGATTCGCGACATCCGAGAGCTAAAACCCGATCTCGTTGTTACAAATTTCTGGGAGGCTAACCCCTTTGAAGCCGAAGGCATTGCCACCAAATGGTCAACCGAGATTATCTTTACCCCAATCTACGGCTTTACGGGTGCAAGTGACCTCGCCAACCTGTTTGCTCGCGCGTTGAACCGGCACCGCAAACTCGATGTGCTGGATTGGAAAGAATTCTTGCCTAATAACCAGGAGAATTAG
- a CDS encoding ABC transporter substrate-binding protein: MTAKFKKSAIFMALVLLTSLLLAACSDSTATPAKSGEAATKVPVETLSLALDWVPNTNHTGIYVALAKGWYAEEGIDLKILPYSEAATPESLIASGKAELGIGAAEGIVSAAAAGQSLVSIAAIIQKDTSALVTLKNSGLTSPKMLVGKKYAGFGASYEEPVINSMIKFDGGNGTFENITANVFGYEAVLNKQADFVWIFEGWDEIEAKLRGIDLNVIPITKYGVPDRYTPLIETSADVISKKSDALKRFMKATVRGYEYSITNPKDAADLLINSNPAGTFSNKELVYKSQDYLSPKYKEGATQWGSQTLKMWTDYPRFMFQAGILKDADNKPLTKELDYNKLFSNEFLPKN, translated from the coding sequence ATGACTGCTAAGTTCAAGAAAAGCGCTATCTTTATGGCGCTGGTATTGCTGACAAGCCTGTTGCTGGCGGCTTGTAGCGATAGCACCGCCACCCCCGCAAAAAGCGGAGAAGCTGCTACCAAAGTTCCTGTTGAAACCCTTTCATTGGCTTTAGATTGGGTTCCTAATACCAATCACACCGGAATCTACGTTGCCCTCGCCAAAGGATGGTACGCCGAAGAAGGGATTGATTTGAAGATCCTGCCCTACAGCGAAGCCGCTACTCCCGAAAGCCTGATTGCCAGCGGCAAAGCTGAGCTAGGCATCGGCGCGGCTGAGGGCATTGTAAGCGCCGCCGCCGCAGGACAATCACTTGTCTCAATCGCCGCAATCATCCAAAAGGATACCAGCGCACTGGTTACGCTAAAAAATTCAGGTCTTACTTCACCAAAAATGCTAGTTGGCAAAAAGTATGCCGGCTTTGGCGCATCATACGAAGAGCCTGTCATCAACTCCATGATCAAGTTTGATGGAGGCAATGGCACTTTTGAGAATATCACCGCCAATGTCTTTGGTTACGAAGCTGTGCTTAACAAGCAAGCCGATTTTGTATGGATTTTCGAAGGTTGGGACGAAATCGAGGCTAAATTGCGAGGGATTGACCTGAATGTAATCCCTATTACCAAATACGGCGTGCCAGATCGTTATACCCCGCTAATTGAAACCAGCGCAGATGTAATTTCCAAAAAAAGCGATGCCCTCAAGCGTTTTATGAAAGCAACAGTTCGCGGGTATGAGTACTCAATTACCAATCCCAAAGATGCGGCAGACCTCTTGATAAACTCGAACCCTGCAGGCACTTTTAGCAATAAAGAGCTAGTATATAAGAGCCAAGATTATCTCAGCCCGAAATACAAGGAAGGTGCCACTCAGTGGGGTAGCCAAACTCTTAAGATGTGGACTGATTATCCCCGGTTTATGTTCCAAGCCGGTATTCTGAAAGATGCCGACAATAAGCCGCTCACCAAAGAATTAGACTACAACAAGCTATTCAGCAACGAGTTTCTACCCAAGAATTAG